The proteins below are encoded in one region of Clostridium estertheticum:
- a CDS encoding YgiQ family radical SAM protein: protein MVNKQFLPICMNDLKERNISQLDFIIITGDAYIDHPSFGSAIIGRTLEREGFTVGIIAQPDWEGIEDFRSLGKPKFAFIINSGNIDSMVNHYTAAKKKRHDDLYSPGGESGHRPDRAVIVYCNRAREAFKNVPIVIGGIEASLRRFAHYDYWSNKVRRSLLIDAKADLLLYGMGEKTIVEMANLFKYGMSIEKMTSIRGTVYATKDISDLEDYVEVSSFETVSTDKLAYAQSYKLQSLEQDDIRGKTIVQKHNDRYVVQNAPQISLTQAEMDITYGLPYTRTYHPIYEAKGGIPAIKEVEFSITSHRGCFGSCSFCALTFHQGRVIQNRSQNSIIDEATLLTTLKNFKGYIHDIGGPTANFRHRACKIQEKVGVCRDKQCMFPTPCKNLIIDHTEYLDLLRKVRVIPNIKKVFIRSGIRYDYLIYDKNTKFFEELCEHHISGQLKVAPEHISDKVLDQMGKSKQEVFDRFVKKYNETNKELDKDQFLVPYFMSSHPGCDLKESIKLSEYINEMGYTPEQVQDFYPTPGSLSTTIFYTGVNPFSGAKVYVPTEQKEKNMQRALMQFKNPENYSIVREALVKAHREDLIGSDKKSLIPSRPTKANNHPKYQGKKHSKFRTPNTEPGHVSEPAPRTFTKPSLKTTSKPNLKTAPKPSKKRTSNLSPRKRQG from the coding sequence ATAGTAAATAAACAATTTTTACCCATTTGCATGAATGATTTAAAAGAAAGAAATATATCTCAATTAGATTTTATAATAATTACAGGGGATGCATATATAGATCATCCATCCTTTGGCAGCGCTATAATTGGAAGAACTCTAGAGCGAGAAGGCTTTACTGTAGGCATTATAGCCCAACCCGATTGGGAGGGCATTGAAGATTTTAGAAGCCTTGGTAAACCTAAATTCGCATTCATTATAAACTCTGGAAATATAGATTCTATGGTTAATCACTATACAGCAGCAAAGAAAAAGAGACATGATGATCTTTATTCTCCAGGTGGTGAATCAGGTCACAGACCAGATAGAGCCGTAATTGTATATTGTAACAGGGCCAGGGAAGCCTTTAAAAATGTTCCAATTGTAATTGGTGGTATAGAGGCAAGTCTTAGGCGATTTGCCCACTATGATTATTGGTCCAATAAAGTAAGGCGAAGTTTATTAATCGATGCTAAAGCCGACTTGCTACTTTATGGCATGGGAGAGAAAACCATAGTTGAAATGGCTAATCTTTTTAAATATGGTATGAGTATAGAAAAAATGACTTCTATTAGGGGTACTGTATATGCTACAAAAGATATTAGTGACCTTGAAGATTATGTCGAAGTTTCTTCTTTTGAAACTGTCTCTACTGATAAACTTGCTTATGCGCAGAGTTACAAATTACAATCATTAGAACAAGACGATATAAGAGGAAAGACTATTGTACAAAAGCATAATGACAGATATGTAGTTCAAAATGCTCCTCAGATATCTTTAACCCAAGCTGAAATGGATATAACTTATGGTTTACCATACACCAGAACCTACCATCCTATATATGAAGCTAAAGGTGGTATTCCCGCAATAAAAGAAGTTGAATTTTCTATAACAAGCCATAGAGGTTGTTTTGGTAGTTGTTCATTTTGTGCATTAACATTTCATCAAGGTCGAGTTATACAAAATAGAAGTCAGAACTCTATAATAGACGAAGCTACTCTTTTAACTACCTTAAAGAATTTCAAAGGATACATTCACGATATTGGTGGTCCTACTGCAAATTTTAGACACAGAGCTTGCAAGATTCAAGAAAAAGTAGGTGTATGTCGTGATAAACAATGCATGTTCCCAACTCCATGCAAGAATCTTATTATTGACCACACTGAATACTTAGATTTATTAAGAAAGGTTAGAGTAATTCCGAACATTAAAAAAGTTTTTATTCGTTCTGGAATAAGATACGATTATTTAATATATGATAAAAACACTAAATTTTTCGAAGAATTATGTGAACATCATATTAGCGGACAATTAAAAGTAGCCCCAGAACACATTAGTGACAAAGTACTAGACCAAATGGGAAAATCAAAACAAGAAGTGTTTGATAGGTTTGTCAAAAAATATAACGAAACTAATAAAGAACTAGATAAAGATCAATTTTTGGTTCCATACTTTATGTCAAGCCACCCAGGGTGTGACTTAAAAGAATCAATTAAATTATCAGAATATATAAACGAAATGGGTTACACTCCAGAACAGGTTCAAGACTTTTACCCAACACCTGGCAGTTTATCTACTACTATATTTTATACTGGAGTAAATCCTTTTAGTGGAGCAAAGGTTTATGTTCCAACCGAACAAAAGGAAAAAAACATGCAAAGAGCTCTTATGCAATTTAAAAATCCAGAAAACTACAGCATTGTAAGAGAGGCACTAGTAAAAGCTCATAGAGAAGATTTGATTGGTTCTGATAAAAAATCATTAATACCATCAAGACCTACCAAAGCAAATAATCATCCAAAGTATCAAGGGAAGAAACATTCTAAGTTTAGGACACCAAATACAGAACCTGGCCATGTTTCTGAACCTGCTCCAAGGACTTTTACAAAACCTTCTTTAAAAACAACATCAAAACCAAATTTAAAGACTGCTCCGAAACCCTCTAAAAAACGTACATCAAACCTT
- a CDS encoding magnesium transporter produces the protein MEIISAFFLSSILNKNVYDEFEDNIGKLFDIYVTTEQGYPRVIGYKIKKESEIFNYEFRNIEVGKEDKKITVQVRGVKEIIPRKFSYLLSKHLLNKQIVDVNGKKVVKVNDLTMTKVGGEIRVIAVESGIIAAARKYKLDGIIKIFYNILGRKPQDNSITWESVQSLEMVDHSLKLTQPYSKLTKLHPADLADILEGLDTSARNKIFESLDKDLAAHTLEELQPEVQADILSTINNLLAQEILDEMPNDEIADILDEMKEDDAEKILLNFNKDDEEEIRNLMNYEEEVVGSIMNKDFISFNVNITASATIEILRELQPEDEVIHYIYIVDEDKKLQGVISLRNLVLSAPARKLKDIMDDKVIRIKDSQDIEEAVEIALKYDLISLPVVDIDEKLCGIVIMNDIIEELLSPRWKRKLKKII, from the coding sequence ATGGAAATAATTTCTGCGTTTTTTTTAAGTTCAATCTTAAATAAAAATGTGTATGATGAGTTTGAAGATAATATTGGGAAGCTATTTGATATTTATGTTACTACTGAGCAAGGATATCCAAGAGTTATAGGATATAAAATTAAAAAGGAAAGTGAAATTTTTAATTATGAATTTAGAAATATTGAAGTAGGAAAAGAAGACAAAAAAATAACCGTACAGGTAAGAGGGGTTAAAGAGATAATTCCTAGAAAATTTTCTTATCTTTTATCTAAACATTTATTGAATAAACAAATAGTAGATGTTAATGGAAAAAAAGTAGTTAAAGTTAATGATTTAACCATGACGAAAGTTGGTGGAGAAATAAGAGTTATAGCTGTAGAATCAGGTATTATTGCAGCGGCTAGAAAATATAAATTAGATGGCATAATAAAAATTTTTTATAATATTTTAGGCAGAAAACCTCAAGATAATAGTATAACTTGGGAAAGTGTTCAATCACTCGAGATGGTGGATCACAGCTTAAAACTAACGCAGCCATATTCAAAACTTACTAAACTTCATCCAGCAGATCTTGCAGATATTTTAGAGGGACTAGATACATCCGCCAGAAATAAAATTTTTGAAAGTCTAGACAAGGATTTGGCAGCACATACTCTAGAAGAATTGCAGCCAGAGGTTCAAGCAGATATTTTAAGTACTATTAATAATCTGCTTGCACAAGAAATCTTAGATGAAATGCCTAATGATGAGATTGCGGACATTTTAGATGAAATGAAGGAAGACGACGCAGAAAAGATTCTGTTGAATTTTAATAAAGATGATGAAGAAGAAATTAGAAATCTTATGAATTATGAAGAAGAAGTTGTTGGTAGCATAATGAATAAGGATTTTATATCTTTTAATGTAAATATTACTGCTAGTGCAACTATTGAAATTTTAAGGGAACTTCAGCCTGAAGATGAGGTAATACATTATATATATATCGTAGATGAGGATAAAAAACTTCAAGGAGTCATTTCTTTAAGAAATTTAGTTCTTTCAGCTCCTGCGAGGAAACTTAAAGATATCATGGACGATAAAGTTATTAGAATAAAAGATAGTCAAGATATCGAGGAAGCTGTTGAAATAGCACTTAAATATGATTTGATTTCTTTACCAGTAGTTGATATTGATGAAAAATTATGTGGAATAGTAATTATGAACGATATTATTGAAGAACTATTGTCTCCAAGATGGAAAAGAAAACTTAAAAAAATAATATAA
- the sleB gene encoding spore cortex-lytic enzyme — MIILIAYFSSEVYFNIYSKQVIAQVYKYGARGEQVKQIQTKLKKWGFYKESVDGIYGYNTYLSVKSFQKSNGLKVDGIAGNSTLAAIGLPSSTQASGSPSNKNVTNNKDVDLVAKLINGEARGEPYEGQVAVGATILNRTRDARFPSTIAAVIYQPGAFTAIVDGQINAKIEESSIRAARDALNGWDPSGGAVFYFNPATSTNKWIWSRTLIKVIGKHRFCS; from the coding sequence ATGATTATTTTAATAGCATATTTTTCAAGTGAAGTTTATTTTAATATTTATAGTAAGCAAGTTATAGCACAGGTTTATAAATATGGCGCGCGTGGTGAACAAGTTAAACAAATTCAAACTAAATTAAAAAAGTGGGGATTTTATAAGGAAAGTGTTGATGGAATATATGGCTACAATACATATCTTTCCGTTAAGTCTTTTCAAAAAAGCAATGGATTAAAAGTAGACGGAATAGCAGGAAATTCAACACTCGCAGCTATAGGGCTTCCGTCTAGTACGCAGGCCTCTGGATCGCCTTCTAACAAAAATGTAACGAATAATAAGGATGTAGATTTAGTAGCTAAACTTATAAATGGAGAGGCTAGAGGAGAACCTTATGAGGGTCAGGTGGCTGTTGGAGCAACAATTTTAAATAGAACAAGAGATGCAAGATTTCCATCTACAATAGCAGCGGTAATTTATCAACCAGGTGCATTCACGGCGATTGTGGATGGACAAATAAATGCAAAAATTGAAGAAAGTTCTATAAGGGCCGCAAGAGATGCACTAAACGGATGGGATCCTTCTGGAGGTGCTGTATTCTATTTCAATCCTGCCACAAGTACGAACAAGTGGATATGGTCACGTACACTTATAAAAGTAATTGGTAAACATAGATTTTGCAGCTAA
- a CDS encoding RNA polymerase sigma factor, with amino-acid sequence MSSKFEQLYDMYYNCVYRYIFVSVKNKWNAEDIIATVFTKIYENKDKITEVEASKNWIFKIAHNTIIDFYRKNSKVIPIESFLDRGDEDFGYENIAIRDEFEGVKKIIDILPEETKKMLYLRFYGGLKFREIAEAVDITESTVKSTISRAIKKIKKSYEHSLGGDVIGNK; translated from the coding sequence ATGTCAAGTAAGTTCGAACAGCTGTATGACATGTACTACAATTGCGTTTACAGATACATTTTTGTTTCTGTAAAAAACAAATGGAATGCAGAAGATATAATTGCTACTGTGTTTACTAAAATATATGAGAACAAGGATAAAATTACTGAGGTAGAAGCAAGTAAGAATTGGATATTTAAAATAGCTCATAATACTATTATAGATTTTTATAGAAAAAACAGTAAAGTAATTCCTATAGAAAGCTTTTTAGATAGAGGCGACGAGGATTTTGGATATGAAAATATAGCTATTAGAGATGAATTTGAAGGTGTAAAGAAAATAATTGATATATTACCAGAAGAAACAAAAAAAATGCTTTATTTAAGGTTTTATGGTGGTCTAAAATTTAGGGAAATTGCAGAGGCGGTAGATATAACAGAAAGTACTGTTAAATCAACCATTTCTAGAGCTATAAAGAAAATTAAGAAGAGTTATGAACATAGTTTAGGAGGTGATGTAATTGGAAATAAATGA
- a CDS encoding TolB family protein yields MEINENSIEKSLCNDAAKIVIDEEFKSDLKNKIMFADKYNNITKQPKHKSNFMKNRYFKIASGFVICVFVSGSIFKAIDIQNKNMFTRSKGITNSATPAISPKGSLEDSSKQASGLKILDDMINNNYKNKQLAVIKGNAGSVSDIPGGNNVKKAINNLLAENVISNNAITGVVNHDNSDAQINQSQVTDVKPVIPETVIPEIVTKPTIEVPSAPLVALTTYDPRYSIDATKLASVKDDGIYIKDLKSSNEKMLIAYSDKTQVVNKPNFTPSGQIIYYKANKVALENGAIYLSSENGKVSTKIADGKNPMVSKNGKKLLYESKGQIFIQNLKDNTSSYVANGKYPAFSNDDNLISYVKEGIETSPDISPDISNVKTASFAKLATFSRMTSFAKVTSTEKTISTLCVYNILADKSYSITDNGSIADSSTESWSGAIRNVEDTSGLDATSQYSYCESIWSLDNKEVHVIKVDNETGDRVVTNFKLDN; encoded by the coding sequence TTGGAAATAAATGAAAACAGTATTGAAAAATCATTGTGTAATGATGCAGCAAAGATCGTTATTGATGAGGAATTTAAATCAGATCTAAAAAACAAGATAATGTTTGCAGATAAATATAACAATATTACAAAGCAGCCTAAACATAAAAGTAACTTTATGAAAAATAGATATTTTAAAATAGCTTCGGGTTTTGTAATTTGCGTGTTTGTTAGCGGATCAATATTTAAGGCTATTGACATTCAAAATAAAAATATGTTTACAAGGTCCAAAGGAATAACTAATTCAGCGACTCCAGCTATAAGTCCCAAAGGATCACTTGAGGATAGTAGTAAGCAAGCATCTGGATTAAAGATTTTAGACGATATGATAAATAATAATTATAAAAATAAACAATTAGCAGTAATAAAAGGAAACGCAGGTAGCGTGAGTGATATCCCAGGTGGTAATAACGTTAAGAAGGCTATAAATAATCTTTTGGCAGAGAATGTTATTTCTAATAACGCTATCACAGGAGTTGTAAATCATGATAATAGTGATGCCCAAATAAACCAAAGCCAAGTGACTGATGTTAAACCTGTTATCCCGGAAACGGTTATCCCAGAAATAGTTACAAAACCAACAATAGAGGTTCCAAGTGCACCTCTCGTTGCATTAACAACATATGATCCAAGGTATTCTATCGACGCAACGAAATTAGCTAGTGTTAAAGATGATGGCATATATATAAAAGATTTAAAATCTTCAAACGAGAAGATGTTAATAGCCTATAGCGATAAGACACAAGTAGTTAATAAGCCCAATTTTACACCTAGTGGACAAATAATTTATTACAAAGCAAATAAAGTAGCTCTAGAAAATGGTGCTATCTATTTATCTAGTGAAAATGGAAAAGTATCTACTAAGATTGCGGATGGGAAAAATCCTATGGTGTCTAAAAACGGTAAAAAATTACTGTATGAGTCTAAAGGCCAAATATTCATTCAAAATTTAAAAGATAATACTAGTAGTTATGTTGCTAATGGTAAGTATCCTGCTTTCTCTAATGATGACAATCTAATTAGTTATGTAAAAGAAGGAATAGAAACAAGCCCGGATATAAGCCCGGATATAAGCAATGTAAAAACAGCAAGTTTTGCAAAATTGGCTACTTTTTCAAGAATGACGAGCTTTGCAAAGGTAACATCTACCGAAAAAACAATTTCTACTTTATGTGTTTATAACATATTAGCAGATAAATCTTATAGCATAACAGATAATGGATCAATTGCAGATAGTAGTACTGAGTCTTGGTCAGGAGCTATACGAAATGTAGAGGATACTAGTGGATTAGATGCAACTAGTCAATACAGTTATTGTGAGAGTATTTGGAGTTTAGATAATAAAGAAGTGCACGTTATTAAAGTGGATAATGAAACAGGTGATAGGGTCGTGACTAATTTTAAGTTAGATAATTAA
- a CDS encoding M42 family metallopeptidase: protein MNYNEDKIKYYLKNILSISSPSGFTEKIMKYIKEELNILNVPYSVTNKGAVIATLKGENNDFQRTLSAHVDTLGAMVKKINPSGSLSLDPIGGYMMNSIEGENCTIETIDGKSFTGTIQSIKPSVHISGDDARGLKRTPENMEIILDEKVSTKKEVEDLGLSVGDFICFDARTIFTEKGFVKSRHLDDKASVAILLYAIKYIIDNNIKLPYTTNIFISNYEEVGHGASASIPEKTKEFVSVDMGCPGLDQNSSEYSVCICAKDSSGPYDLELRKKLTQICKKEKIDYKVDVYPHYGSDASAALRAGWDIKAALIGAGIFASHGYERTHMDSILNTLNLIIKYCIQK from the coding sequence TTGAATTATAATGAAGATAAAATTAAATATTATTTAAAGAATATCCTTTCAATTTCTAGTCCCTCAGGATTTACAGAAAAAATTATGAAGTACATAAAAGAAGAACTAAACATTTTAAATGTACCATATTCTGTTACTAATAAAGGTGCTGTTATTGCAACCCTAAAAGGTGAAAATAACGATTTTCAAAGAACACTTTCTGCTCATGTTGATACACTTGGAGCAATGGTTAAAAAAATCAATCCAAGCGGTTCACTATCACTAGACCCTATCGGTGGATATATGATGAATTCAATAGAAGGTGAAAATTGCACTATAGAAACTATTGATGGCAAATCTTTCACAGGCACTATTCAAAGCATAAAGCCTTCAGTCCATATTAGTGGAGATGACGCTCGGGGACTTAAGAGAACTCCTGAGAATATGGAAATAATTCTTGATGAGAAAGTATCTACAAAAAAAGAAGTGGAAGATTTAGGTTTAAGCGTTGGTGACTTTATTTGTTTTGATGCAAGAACCATTTTTACTGAAAAAGGATTTGTGAAATCTAGGCATCTAGATGATAAAGCTAGCGTTGCAATACTACTTTATGCTATCAAATATATAATAGATAACAACATAAAACTTCCATATACAACAAATATATTTATTAGCAATTATGAAGAAGTTGGACATGGAGCCTCTGCATCCATACCAGAAAAAACTAAAGAATTTGTGTCTGTAGATATGGGTTGCCCAGGTCTTGATCAAAATTCTTCCGAATATAGTGTTTGTATTTGTGCTAAAGATTCATCAGGGCCCTATGATCTAGAACTTAGAAAAAAATTAACGCAAATATGCAAAAAAGAAAAAATTGATTACAAGGTTGATGTTTATCCACATTATGGTTCTGACGCCTCTGCAGCTTTAAGGGCCGGATGGGACATAAAAGCAGCTTTAATTGGTGCTGGTATTTTCGCCTCACATGGTTATGAAAGAACTCATATGGATTCAATATTAAACACGCTAAATTTAATAATAAAATACTGTATTCAAAAATAA
- a CDS encoding VanW family protein has protein sequence MKKKAIIIIGVLILFSTFTFSGYSYIKVKYWGSLILPGVKIENEDLTGKTKKEAQTIINDKYSSKVMKKKITIVTDEKKYIIDYKMIEATYNVDQAVEQALTYRKDGNMFQKYKAITHPVSKQIKLTFEYNDKAVDKILKGIAKDIDKKAKNATITKGSGGQFVVTNDVIGKQLEVDKLKNDIKSKIDIVVSEDNIYIKASVKDIKPKISEAALKTINTRISRYTTNFSSSSEGRATNIALATGSINGKLLMPGDVFSFNDVVGERTALRGYKSAGVIIGDKLEQGLGGGICQVSSTLYNAMLSTSIVSVERIHHTISSGYIPKGQDATVDYGNLDYKFKNTFEYPIYIEGLLSNGNIHFNIYSNSTLTNRTYEIINEVSEPTDPKTETIQDPTMYEGQSEIVKTGYAGFKVKVIRKTYENGKLVNTEIINKDTFHVINEVKKVGTKK, from the coding sequence ATGAAAAAAAAGGCAATTATAATAATAGGAGTTTTAATCTTATTTAGTACATTTACATTTAGTGGCTACTCTTATATTAAAGTCAAATATTGGGGTTCTTTGATTTTACCTGGGGTTAAAATTGAAAATGAAGATTTAACAGGTAAAACTAAGAAAGAAGCACAAACGATAATTAATGACAAATATTCTAGTAAGGTCATGAAGAAAAAAATTACTATAGTAACTGATGAAAAAAAATATATAATTGACTATAAAATGATAGAGGCAACGTACAATGTTGACCAAGCAGTAGAGCAAGCATTAACTTATAGGAAAGATGGGAATATGTTTCAAAAATACAAAGCCATAACACATCCTGTGAGCAAACAAATAAAACTAACCTTTGAATATAATGATAAGGCTGTTGATAAAATATTAAAGGGAATAGCTAAAGATATAGATAAAAAGGCAAAGAATGCAACTATAACTAAGGGAAGCGGTGGACAATTCGTTGTTACAAATGATGTCATTGGAAAGCAGTTAGAAGTAGATAAATTAAAAAATGATATTAAAAGCAAAATTGATATTGTCGTATCAGAGGATAATATCTATATAAAGGCTTCGGTTAAGGACATAAAACCTAAAATTTCAGAGGCTGCATTAAAAACAATAAATACAAGAATATCAAGGTATACAACTAATTTTTCAAGTTCATCAGAAGGTAGAGCTACCAATATAGCATTAGCAACTGGAAGTATAAATGGGAAACTACTTATGCCGGGAGATGTTTTTAGTTTTAATGATGTTGTAGGAGAACGAACAGCTTTAAGAGGGTATAAGTCAGCAGGTGTAATAATTGGTGATAAACTGGAACAGGGGTTAGGCGGAGGTATATGTCAAGTCTCATCTACTTTGTATAATGCAATGCTCTCAACTTCAATTGTTTCTGTAGAAAGAATTCATCATACAATATCATCGGGTTATATTCCGAAGGGACAAGATGCTACAGTTGATTATGGAAATCTCGATTATAAGTTTAAAAATACGTTCGAGTATCCAATATATATTGAAGGCCTTTTGTCAAATGGAAATATACATTTCAATATATATTCTAACTCTACATTAACTAACAGAACTTATGAAATAATAAATGAGGTGTCGGAACCTACTGACCCTAAAACAGAAACTATACAAGATCCAACAATGTATGAGGGTCAAAGTGAGATTGTAAAGACAGGTTATGCAGGTTTTAAGGTTAAAGTGATTAGAAAAACTTATGAAAATGGAAAGTTAGTTAATACTGAAATTATAAATAAAGATACGTTCCATGTTATAAATGAAGTTAAGAAAGTTGGAACTAAGAAATAA
- a CDS encoding MutS-related protein → MSNKYLGSIRKDYNKDADKTRNIEKVKKFFTMRERSEYTIDDQTWDDLDMNKVYEKLDRSYSSPGEASLYSMLRNPLMKEDKLKERGKLIQSIKENTKLRETLQCIFFELNSDTKNSFLDMIETDLIINKTKYYVYSILGKVIPAIAILLAIFANPKYMILLFAIGSINMIINSTEVRAIKSNGIFYLQKNIKAAKKIASINDKEIIYYKDKIKTLLNGMKDIDLSTKTIGIINMWGGVFEFISVIFLLEETTYYSISHKIKREKERLMDLYYIVGELEALISISGYEHNLKEQCVKPKFTKDITLNIKDGVHPLIENAVPNSINIKKGGIVLTGTNMAGKSTFLRMMGVNIILAQSFNFALAKDYEAPFFNIVSSISPNDDLTKGKSFFMAEVESIQRIIKALEKDAPVFCPIDEIFRGTNPIEKISMSAAILTYINNGKSISIVATHDRELVDILKVNYEFYYFSEKVDNHKGLSFDYKIKKGVSQTRNAIKLLEYMHYPKEITDSAYKRAETIEK, encoded by the coding sequence ATGAGTAACAAATATTTAGGATCAATAAGAAAAGATTATAATAAAGATGCGGATAAGACAAGAAATATTGAGAAGGTTAAGAAGTTTTTTACCATGCGTGAAAGGAGTGAATACACAATAGACGATCAGACCTGGGATGATTTAGATATGAATAAGGTGTATGAAAAACTGGATAGATCATACAGCAGTCCTGGAGAAGCGTCTTTATACTCAATGCTTAGAAATCCCCTAATGAAGGAAGATAAGCTAAAAGAAAGAGGAAAATTGATTCAGTCTATTAAAGAAAATACGAAGCTTCGAGAAACTCTTCAGTGTATTTTTTTTGAATTAAATAGTGATACTAAAAATAGTTTTTTAGATATGATTGAAACGGACCTTATCATAAATAAAACTAAATATTATGTGTACAGCATTCTAGGGAAGGTAATACCGGCAATAGCAATTTTACTTGCAATATTTGCAAACCCTAAATATATGATATTATTATTTGCTATAGGTTCAATTAATATGATTATAAATTCTACGGAAGTAAGGGCAATTAAGTCTAATGGTATATTCTATTTGCAAAAGAACATTAAGGCAGCTAAAAAAATAGCAAGTATAAATGATAAAGAAATTATTTATTACAAAGATAAGATAAAAACGCTTCTTAATGGTATGAAAGATATAGATTTGAGTACAAAAACAATAGGAATTATAAATATGTGGGGAGGTGTTTTTGAATTCATTTCTGTTATTTTTCTTTTAGAGGAAACAACCTATTACTCTATATCTCATAAAATAAAAAGAGAAAAAGAAAGATTAATGGATCTTTACTACATTGTTGGAGAATTAGAAGCATTAATCTCGATTTCAGGTTACGAACATAATTTAAAGGAACAATGTGTAAAACCTAAGTTTACGAAAGATATTACTTTGAATATAAAGGATGGGGTACATCCTCTTATAGAGAATGCTGTTCCTAACTCGATTAATATAAAAAAGGGAGGAATTGTGCTTACGGGTACAAATATGGCAGGTAAATCTACCTTTTTGAGAATGATGGGAGTAAATATAATTTTGGCGCAAAGTTTTAATTTTGCATTGGCTAAAGATTATGAGGCACCTTTCTTTAACATAGTTTCATCAATTAGTCCTAATGATGATTTAACAAAGGGAAAGAGTTTCTTTATGGCAGAGGTAGAATCTATACAACGTATAATTAAAGCTCTAGAAAAGGATGCACCTGTATTTTGCCCTATTGATGAGATATTTAGGGGTACAAATCCAATTGAGAAAATTTCTATGTCAGCTGCTATATTAACATATATAAATAATGGAAAAAGTATTTCTATTGTAGCTACCCATGATAGAGAATTAGTTGACATTTTAAAAGTGAATTATGAGTTTTACTACTTTAGTGAAAAGGTTGATAACCACAAGGGTTTAAGCTTTGATTATAAGATTAAAAAGGGAGTTTCACAAACAAGAAATGCAATTAAACTTTTAGAATACATGCATTATCCAAAAGAGATAACAGATTCAGCATATAAAAGAGCAGAGACGATAGAAAAATAG
- a CDS encoding tRNA (cytidine(34)-2'-O)-methyltransferase has translation MKLNIVLFQPEIPQNTGNIGRTCVLTNCKLHLVKPLGFSLEEKQLKRAGLDYWPYLDLELHESYAELREKYKDATFYFSTTKASNFYSDVKYKEGDFIVFGRESSGLPDSVRGSDPERCIKVPMINSTTRSLNLSNTVAIVAYEALRQIGFTDMK, from the coding sequence ATGAAGTTAAATATAGTATTATTTCAACCAGAAATTCCACAAAATACAGGTAATATAGGAAGAACATGCGTCTTAACAAATTGCAAACTTCATCTTGTAAAACCTTTGGGATTTAGTTTAGAGGAGAAACAACTTAAAAGAGCAGGATTAGATTATTGGCCTTATTTAGACTTAGAGCTTCATGAGTCTTACGCAGAACTTCGTGAAAAGTATAAAGACGCAACTTTCTATTTTTCTACAACAAAAGCTTCCAACTTCTACTCAGACGTAAAATATAAAGAAGGAGATTTTATAGTTTTCGGGAGAGAGTCTTCAGGACTTCCAGATAGTGTTCGTGGTAGCGACCCCGAGAGATGCATAAAGGTACCTATGATAAATAGCACAACTAGGTCCCTTAATCTTTCAAATACAGTAGCTATTGTGGCATATGAGGCACTTAGACAAATAGGGTTTACAGACATGAAATAA